A DNA window from Barnesiella intestinihominis YIT 11860 contains the following coding sequences:
- a CDS encoding glycoside hydrolase family 31 protein has translation MKKNVLFFFFVILFPLVAYSSGNDAVANPAAVVEEGDVRFTVLTPRVIRMEWDSLHRFTDERSFIVINRNLPVPEFKKIIRGGKLTIRTDELELTYKLNTGKFSKENLEIKYLNKKRAFTWNPSVTQKQNLKGTARTLDRMDGTTFIKRNEPRHELQLEDGILSRDGWTLINDSSGLLFDNSDFSWVKERENRTVQDWYFMAYGSDYKAALKDFTLFAGKVPLPPRFVFGYWWSRYWAYSDNEMRDVVSQFEKFNIPLDVLVVDMDWHETDSLFAKPDKWGQRKHWTGYTWEKRLFPDPDQFFDWAKSKHLKTTLNLHPASGIAPFESQYKDFAKRMNFDISTHENIPWQGSNKKFMSTLFDVVLHPIEQQGVDFWWLDWQQWVFDKDIEKLNNTWWLNYTFFEDMERNTDKRPLIYHRWGGLGNHRYQIGFSGDAYITWNTLEYQPYFTNTASNVLYGYWSHDIGGHKFIEDDNIYQFDPEMYVRWVQYGALSPILRTHSNKDPSLVKEIWRYRDEYFDALYNAVRLRYQLVPYIYTMARETYETGVSLCRPMYYDYPEDERAYTYSRQYMFGDNILVAPIGAPMENGVSDVKVWLPAGNDWYEWHTGTLLNGGQELIRQFSIEEYPIYVKAGAVIPMYGKEVNSLDDNPKKQIIGIFPGAAGEFSIYEDAGNDQRYAAEYATTRVTSQLENRIQRIKIAPREGHYRGMNHSKDYLVRLYGAEMPRSVSLNGMKVNYTVLPNSSEWSYCGKEFMVSIPISNADCNKSYEIVVEFDKANVVDVNDGMIKQLKTLHRAIANRKFKYAGNYVVPEVTGFCSETNLKVSYDPDNFCHYINYFKTHFQEAMEITLKDDLVSPFAK, from the coding sequence ATGAAAAAAAATGTTTTGTTTTTCTTTTTCGTGATTTTATTTCCCTTAGTCGCTTATAGTTCAGGTAACGATGCTGTTGCTAATCCGGCAGCCGTAGTCGAGGAAGGTGATGTGCGATTTACCGTTTTGACACCGCGTGTTATCCGTATGGAGTGGGATTCTTTGCATAGGTTCACCGATGAGCGTTCGTTTATTGTGATTAATCGGAATTTGCCGGTCCCTGAGTTTAAGAAAATTATAAGGGGAGGTAAATTGACGATTCGAACGGACGAATTGGAACTGACATATAAATTGAATACAGGGAAATTTTCAAAAGAAAATTTAGAGATAAAATATCTGAACAAAAAAAGAGCCTTTACGTGGAATCCGAGTGTTACTCAAAAGCAGAATTTGAAAGGGACTGCCCGCACATTGGATCGTATGGACGGTACGACCTTTATTAAGAGGAACGAACCGAGGCACGAGTTACAGTTGGAGGACGGTATTTTGTCTCGTGACGGTTGGACTCTTATCAACGATTCGTCCGGTTTGTTGTTCGATAATAGCGATTTTTCGTGGGTAAAAGAGCGGGAGAACAGAACGGTACAAGATTGGTATTTTATGGCTTATGGTTCGGATTATAAAGCTGCCCTCAAAGATTTTACTCTTTTTGCCGGAAAAGTACCACTGCCTCCTCGTTTCGTATTCGGGTATTGGTGGTCGCGTTATTGGGCATATTCCGACAATGAGATGAGAGATGTGGTTTCGCAATTCGAGAAATTCAATATTCCGTTAGATGTGTTGGTTGTCGATATGGATTGGCATGAGACCGATAGTTTATTCGCCAAACCGGACAAATGGGGACAACGTAAACATTGGACCGGTTATACATGGGAGAAGCGTTTGTTTCCCGATCCCGATCAATTTTTTGACTGGGCCAAGTCGAAGCATCTGAAAACGACCTTGAATTTGCATCCGGCATCGGGTATCGCTCCCTTTGAAAGCCAATACAAAGATTTTGCGAAACGTATGAATTTCGATATATCTACTCATGAAAATATTCCGTGGCAAGGCTCTAATAAGAAGTTTATGAGTACGTTGTTCGATGTCGTGTTGCATCCTATTGAACAGCAAGGTGTGGATTTTTGGTGGCTCGATTGGCAGCAATGGGTTTTCGATAAGGATATAGAGAAACTGAATAACACTTGGTGGCTCAATTATACTTTCTTTGAAGATATGGAACGCAATACCGATAAGCGTCCATTGATTTATCACCGTTGGGGAGGCTTGGGAAATCATCGTTATCAAATAGGTTTTTCGGGAGATGCTTATATTACGTGGAATACGCTCGAATATCAGCCCTATTTTACCAATACGGCTTCGAATGTTCTTTATGGATATTGGAGTCACGATATAGGAGGGCATAAGTTCATCGAAGACGATAATATTTATCAATTTGATCCTGAGATGTATGTCCGTTGGGTACAATATGGCGCTTTGAGCCCGATTTTGAGAACGCACTCAAATAAGGATCCATCGTTGGTAAAAGAGATATGGAGATACCGCGACGAATATTTCGACGCATTGTATAACGCTGTAAGATTGCGTTATCAATTAGTCCCTTATATCTATACGATGGCAAGGGAGACTTATGAAACAGGAGTTTCGCTGTGCCGCCCGATGTATTATGATTATCCCGAAGACGAGCGGGCATATACTTATTCTCGCCAGTACATGTTCGGGGATAATATTTTGGTAGCTCCAATCGGGGCTCCGATGGAGAATGGGGTATCTGATGTGAAGGTTTGGCTTCCGGCCGGTAACGACTGGTATGAATGGCATACGGGTACGTTATTGAACGGCGGACAGGAACTTATCCGACAATTTTCTATCGAAGAATATCCTATTTATGTTAAAGCCGGTGCTGTAATTCCCATGTATGGAAAAGAGGTGAATAGTTTGGACGATAATCCGAAGAAACAAATTATCGGTATTTTCCCGGGTGCGGCGGGTGAGTTTTCTATTTATGAAGATGCAGGTAATGATCAGAGATATGCTGCGGAGTATGCTACAACACGGGTAACGTCGCAATTGGAAAATCGTATTCAACGGATTAAGATTGCTCCGAGAGAGGGTCATTATCGAGGAATGAACCATTCGAAAGATTATCTCGTCCGGTTGTATGGAGCCGAAATGCCTCGATCGGTTAGCTTAAATGGCATGAAGGTAAATTATACGGTGTTGCCCAATTCCAGTGAATGGTCATATTGCGGTAAAGAGTTCATGGTTTCGATTCCTATATCGAATGCCGATTGTAATAAGTCGTACGAAATTGTGGTTGAGTTTGATAAAGCGAATGTTGTTGATGTAAACGATGGAATGATTAAACAATTGAAAACTTTGCATCGAGCTATCGCCAATCGAAAATTTAAATATGCCGGTAATTATGTCGTGCCCGAAGTTACCGGTTTCTGTTCCGAAACGAATTTGAAGGTTTCGTATGACCCTGACAATTTCTGTCATTATATAAATTATTTCAAGACCCATTTTCAAGAAGCTATGGAAATCACGTTAAAAGATGATTTGGTAAGTCCTTTTGCCAAATGA
- a CDS encoding sulfatase, with product MNKSLLTLSLIPIASVMHTYGTSHVPDNRPNIILFLVDDMGWQDTSLPFWTQRTMYNERYETPNMEKLAQQGMMFTQAYASSISSPTRCSLMTGCNASRHRVTNWTLRKNTKTDAVSNTLEVPDWNYNGIAQVHGTNNTFIATSFVQLLKDNGYHTIHCGKAHWGAIDTPGESPYHFGFETNIAGHAAGGPATYLSERNYGYDEAGNSTSLFSVPGLEKYWGTGTFMTEALTQEALKALDKAKKYNQPFYLYMSHYAIHVPIDKDVRFYDKYKKKGLSDKEAAYASLIEGMDKSLGDIMDWLEKNGEADNTIVIFMSDNGGYATGSGWRDEPLYTQNFPLKCGKGSAYEGGIREPMIVRWPGTVQPGTRCNDYLIIEDFYPSILEMAGIDDYDVPQEIDGISFVPLLKQTKNHSQGRSLYWNCPNIWGEKGPGIGPSCTIRKDNWKMIYFYETGEKELYDIPNDTEENNNVAALYPQIINKLSKELGKFLRQTNGQRPSFKKTGKPCPWPDEI from the coding sequence ATGAATAAATCATTATTGACACTAAGTTTAATACCCATAGCCTCGGTAATGCATACATACGGTACAAGCCATGTACCCGATAACCGTCCGAATATCATTTTATTTTTGGTAGACGATATGGGGTGGCAAGATACGTCTCTCCCCTTTTGGACCCAAAGAACCATGTATAACGAGCGTTATGAAACGCCCAATATGGAAAAATTGGCTCAGCAGGGTATGATGTTCACTCAGGCCTATGCTTCCAGTATAAGTTCTCCCACCCGATGCAGCTTGATGACCGGGTGTAATGCCTCGCGCCATCGAGTCACGAACTGGACTCTACGGAAAAACACGAAAACCGATGCCGTCAGCAATACTCTGGAAGTTCCCGATTGGAACTACAACGGCATAGCACAAGTTCATGGAACAAACAATACCTTTATTGCTACTTCTTTCGTGCAATTGTTAAAAGACAACGGTTACCACACGATCCACTGCGGGAAAGCCCATTGGGGTGCAATAGATACTCCCGGAGAGAGTCCCTACCATTTCGGATTCGAGACCAACATTGCAGGACATGCGGCCGGTGGCCCGGCAACTTACCTGAGCGAGCGTAATTATGGATACGACGAAGCAGGCAATTCTACATCGCTGTTCTCCGTCCCGGGATTAGAAAAATATTGGGGAACAGGCACATTTATGACAGAAGCTCTCACCCAAGAAGCCTTAAAAGCCCTCGATAAAGCTAAAAAATACAATCAACCGTTTTACCTCTACATGTCGCATTATGCCATTCATGTTCCCATAGACAAAGATGTCCGTTTCTACGACAAATACAAAAAGAAAGGATTGTCGGACAAAGAAGCGGCTTATGCTTCGCTCATCGAAGGAATGGACAAAAGTTTAGGAGATATTATGGATTGGCTGGAAAAGAATGGTGAAGCCGACAATACCATCGTTATATTCATGAGTGACAATGGAGGATATGCGACAGGAAGCGGTTGGAGGGACGAACCTCTGTATACCCAAAATTTCCCGTTAAAATGTGGAAAGGGCTCTGCATACGAAGGAGGAATACGCGAACCTATGATCGTCCGTTGGCCCGGCACGGTACAACCCGGCACACGGTGCAACGACTATTTGATTATAGAAGATTTCTATCCTTCCATTCTCGAAATGGCCGGTATCGACGATTACGATGTTCCACAAGAAATTGATGGTATCAGTTTTGTTCCTCTGCTAAAACAGACCAAAAATCATTCGCAGGGACGCAGCCTTTATTGGAATTGTCCGAATATATGGGGAGAAAAAGGACCGGGAATAGGACCGTCCTGTACCATTCGAAAAGACAATTGGAAAATGATTTACTTCTACGAAACCGGAGAAAAAGAACTATACGACATACCGAACGATACAGAGGAGAATAACAACGTGGCAGCTTTATATCCTCAAATAATAAACAAGTTATCCAAAGAGCTCGGCAAATTCTTACGACAAACGAACGGACAACGCCCCTCTTTTAAAAAAACAGGGAAACCTTGTCCCTGGCCGGACGAAATTTAA
- a CDS encoding sialate O-acetylesterase, translating into MKKAFSFLILVFLCGMFSARLSAELSMPHIFADHMVLQRNEAINLWGSASPKEKVTVELNGQKTSVRADASGKWYATLRPMEAGGPYTLIVKGEKERLAFDDVLLGEVWICSGQSNMEFRLHAAMNAEKEIADAENYSFLRSFNVKQEMSHRPLSDLQGEWRVCDSGSAGDFSAVGYFFARELYRKLGVPIGFINTSWGGTDIESWMSMDAIDKFPKYKRLQDRMRSSQFEEYVRRSDENRAKFVESMKAEPGISEKWYLPSYSKDDWKEVSVPGLWSEEGLVSLDGVVWQTCRFTLSENYIGKEAVLSLHVIDDDDITWINGQKIGETVGYDVRRLYSVPAGVLKESNEITLKISDYRGGGGLYGPANEIYLKVGDKTIPLSGKWKYKISASNSDFDFVEYGPNAYPSLLYNAMVNPLVGLSMRGVIWYQGENNTNRAKEYYHLFPAMINDWRKKWGKDFPFYWVQLANYMDAVEVPSESLWAQVREAQTQTLSLSHTGQAVIIDIGEAKDIHPKNKQEVGRRLALHALHNDYGFSDVVCESPMPKTVRRVQDKIAVQFDNVADGLIVKNKYGYLMSFAVAGNDGVYKWVQAKVAGKDRVVLSCPDVIDPVSVRYAWGDNPDDANLYNSVGLPATPFEIKIE; encoded by the coding sequence ATGAAAAAGGCTTTCTCGTTTTTGATATTGGTTTTCCTATGTGGAATGTTTTCTGCAAGGCTTTCGGCCGAACTTTCCATGCCTCACATCTTTGCCGACCACATGGTTTTACAGCGAAACGAGGCAATCAATTTATGGGGGAGTGCGAGCCCGAAAGAAAAAGTTACTGTCGAACTGAATGGGCAGAAGACGAGTGTCCGTGCCGATGCATCGGGTAAATGGTACGCAACTTTGCGTCCTATGGAGGCCGGTGGCCCTTATACGTTAATCGTGAAAGGGGAAAAAGAGCGCCTCGCTTTCGACGATGTTTTGCTGGGTGAAGTTTGGATATGTAGCGGGCAATCCAATATGGAATTCCGTTTACATGCTGCGATGAATGCCGAAAAAGAGATTGCAGACGCCGAGAATTATTCTTTTTTGCGTTCGTTTAATGTGAAGCAAGAGATGTCGCATCGTCCGCTTTCCGATTTGCAGGGTGAGTGGAGAGTATGTGATTCGGGGAGTGCCGGTGATTTTTCGGCAGTAGGTTATTTCTTCGCCCGTGAGTTATATCGAAAATTGGGTGTTCCTATCGGTTTTATCAATACTTCGTGGGGTGGAACCGATATTGAAAGCTGGATGAGTATGGATGCTATCGACAAGTTCCCCAAATATAAACGATTGCAAGATCGTATGCGTTCTTCGCAATTCGAGGAATACGTTCGCCGTAGCGATGAAAATCGAGCCAAATTTGTCGAATCGATGAAAGCCGAACCGGGTATTTCTGAAAAGTGGTATTTGCCTTCGTATTCCAAAGACGATTGGAAAGAAGTAAGTGTTCCCGGACTATGGTCCGAAGAAGGACTGGTCTCTCTCGATGGAGTGGTGTGGCAAACCTGTCGTTTTACATTGTCGGAGAATTATATAGGGAAAGAGGCGGTTTTGAGTTTGCATGTGATTGACGATGACGATATTACATGGATTAATGGACAAAAAATAGGAGAGACCGTCGGTTACGACGTGCGACGCCTATACAGTGTTCCTGCCGGTGTCTTGAAAGAATCGAATGAGATTACTTTAAAAATATCGGATTATAGAGGCGGTGGAGGTTTGTATGGCCCGGCGAATGAAATTTATTTGAAGGTCGGGGATAAGACTATTCCTTTATCCGGAAAATGGAAATATAAAATTTCAGCTTCAAATTCCGATTTCGATTTTGTAGAATATGGGCCTAATGCTTATCCCTCATTACTTTATAATGCTATGGTTAATCCTTTGGTGGGATTGAGTATGCGAGGAGTTATATGGTATCAGGGTGAAAATAATACCAATCGAGCCAAAGAGTATTACCACCTGTTCCCTGCTATGATTAATGATTGGAGAAAAAAATGGGGGAAAGACTTTCCATTTTATTGGGTTCAACTTGCTAATTATATGGATGCAGTTGAAGTCCCTTCGGAAAGTTTGTGGGCGCAAGTTCGTGAAGCCCAAACGCAAACACTTTCTTTATCTCATACCGGTCAGGCCGTAATTATCGATATAGGAGAAGCAAAAGACATTCACCCTAAAAATAAACAGGAGGTAGGACGTAGATTGGCTTTGCATGCCCTTCATAATGATTATGGATTTTCCGATGTGGTTTGTGAAAGTCCTATGCCTAAGACCGTTCGTCGGGTGCAAGACAAAATTGCCGTACAATTCGACAATGTAGCTGATGGGCTGATTGTAAAAAACAAATATGGATATTTAATGAGTTTCGCCGTTGCCGGAAATGATGGAGTATATAAATGGGTGCAGGCTAAGGTGGCGGGGAAAGATCGGGTTGTTCTTTCATGTCCCGATGTGATAGACCCGGTGTCGGTGCGGTATGCATGGGGCGATAATCCCGATGATGCCAATTTATATAATTCGGTAGGACTTCCGGCTACACCTTTTGAAATCAAGATAGAATAA
- a CDS encoding alpha-L-rhamnosidase, translating to MMNRVFSYGLSILSGCILAACSTSPEVPYSLMCEYLSEPLGIDMSSPRLSWKIPVVETDSIESCRVWVSADSMAVIDGSGQCWDSGELPSDIRRIVYAGDSLQSWTKYYWKVGYKTKREDRFVCSPLSSFTTGMMSPQEWGDARWISDGHDKDYRPSPYFRKDFEVRRNVKHAYAVIAAAGLYELSVNGSRIGDHFLDPMYTHFDKRVLSVMYDITPNLSEGENVIGVQLGNGWYNHQSTAVWFFDKASWRNRPAFIMQVRVEYADGSIETISTDSSWVTTDSPVIFNSIYTAEHYDARQEIEGWNTSGIDVSQWKNAKEVSAPTQRIEAQLTVPVKEIVRHNASRFVKINDTCFVYHFPENMAGTVELSVEGKAGIVLRLKHGEMLNEDGTVNLANIDYHYRPTDDSDPFQTDIVILRDGETRFTPKFNYKGFQYVEVTSSEPIALDENSIVALKMHSDVPEIGRFRSSSDLLNKIWTATNNSYLDNLFGYPTDCPQREKNGWTGDAHIAIETALYNFDAITVYEKWLLDFIDEQRENGVYPCIVPTSVWGFDWANGVDWTSASIIIPWEIYRFYGDETLMRRMYPSAKKYVAYIESISKDNLTDWGLGDWIPVRSKSDVTLTTSIYYYTDVSIMAKAAKLFGYVDDAVYYEALANRIKESINDRYLDKETGLYASGTQTELAMPLYWNIVPDGYREKVAEQLNRRVVQDSCHIDVGLLGSKALLGALSDNGYPETAYRVATQETYPSWGYWIKNGATTLHENWRIDVVIDNSLNHIMFGEIGAWLYKTLGGLRIDESNPAFRHVSLRPYFPENLDYLEIEHETPYGCISTSWKRDDEGNILYEFDLPECVSATFTPLGDNVTYNGDTIFFAGSHKLKLETATH from the coding sequence ATGATGAACAGGGTATTTAGTTACGGATTGAGCATATTATCCGGTTGTATATTGGCGGCTTGCAGTACAAGTCCTGAGGTTCCGTATTCCTTAATGTGTGAATATTTGTCGGAACCGTTGGGAATCGATATGTCTTCGCCGAGATTGTCGTGGAAAATCCCGGTTGTGGAGACAGATTCGATAGAGTCTTGTCGGGTATGGGTCTCTGCCGATAGTATGGCAGTGATAGACGGCTCTGGCCAATGTTGGGATAGCGGCGAGCTTCCGAGTGATATCCGCAGGATTGTTTACGCCGGCGATTCGCTGCAATCTTGGACTAAATATTATTGGAAAGTCGGATATAAAACGAAAAGAGAGGATCGCTTTGTTTGCTCACCGCTGTCGTCGTTCACCACAGGTATGATGTCTCCCCAAGAATGGGGCGATGCACGATGGATTAGCGATGGCCATGATAAGGATTATCGCCCGTCTCCTTATTTCCGAAAGGATTTCGAAGTGAGGAGAAACGTAAAACATGCTTATGCGGTTATCGCCGCTGCCGGTTTATATGAACTTTCTGTGAATGGTTCACGCATAGGGGACCATTTCTTGGATCCTATGTACACTCATTTCGACAAAAGGGTATTATCGGTTATGTATGATATAACGCCCAATTTGTCGGAGGGAGAGAACGTCATCGGGGTACAATTGGGAAACGGGTGGTATAATCATCAATCCACGGCAGTTTGGTTTTTCGATAAAGCCTCGTGGCGTAACCGCCCTGCATTTATTATGCAAGTACGAGTCGAGTATGCCGACGGAAGTATCGAAACTATATCGACCGATAGTAGCTGGGTAACGACCGACAGTCCTGTGATATTCAACAGCATTTATACGGCGGAACACTACGATGCACGGCAGGAAATCGAGGGTTGGAATACATCGGGAATCGATGTTTCACAATGGAAAAATGCTAAGGAAGTATCTGCTCCTACCCAGCGAATAGAGGCTCAATTAACTGTGCCGGTGAAGGAAATCGTCCGTCACAACGCTTCACGGTTTGTAAAAATAAACGATACTTGTTTTGTCTATCATTTCCCTGAGAATATGGCGGGAACGGTGGAACTTTCGGTAGAGGGGAAAGCGGGCATTGTTTTACGATTGAAACATGGGGAGATGCTGAATGAAGACGGTACGGTGAATTTAGCGAATATCGATTACCATTATCGTCCGACCGACGACAGCGACCCGTTTCAAACGGATATCGTCATATTGAGGGACGGGGAGACTCGATTTACTCCTAAGTTCAATTATAAGGGTTTCCAATATGTAGAGGTGACTTCGTCCGAACCGATAGCTCTCGACGAAAATAGTATCGTAGCATTGAAGATGCACAGCGATGTGCCGGAGATAGGACGGTTTCGTTCTTCGTCCGATTTGTTGAACAAAATATGGACGGCCACCAATAATTCCTATTTGGATAATTTGTTCGGTTATCCTACGGATTGTCCGCAACGGGAGAAAAATGGTTGGACGGGCGATGCACACATTGCCATAGAGACGGCTTTGTATAATTTCGATGCGATTACGGTTTATGAGAAGTGGTTACTCGATTTTATAGACGAGCAACGTGAAAATGGTGTTTATCCTTGTATCGTACCGACTTCGGTATGGGGATTCGATTGGGCGAACGGCGTGGATTGGACAAGTGCGTCTATCATTATCCCGTGGGAAATTTACCGGTTTTATGGTGATGAGACTCTTATGCGGCGTATGTATCCTTCGGCGAAGAAATATGTAGCTTATATCGAGTCTATTTCCAAAGATAACTTGACCGATTGGGGACTTGGCGATTGGATCCCGGTGAGAAGTAAAAGCGATGTGACTTTGACTACTTCTATTTATTATTATACCGATGTATCTATTATGGCGAAAGCTGCTAAACTCTTCGGTTATGTCGATGATGCGGTTTATTACGAAGCGCTTGCCAATAGGATAAAAGAATCGATCAACGACCGTTATTTGGACAAAGAGACCGGTCTTTATGCATCGGGTACTCAAACAGAGTTGGCTATGCCTCTTTATTGGAATATTGTTCCCGATGGATATAGGGAGAAAGTGGCAGAGCAGTTGAACCGCAGAGTCGTACAGGATTCGTGTCATATCGATGTAGGGTTGCTGGGTAGTAAAGCTCTCCTCGGAGCCTTATCTGATAACGGTTATCCCGAAACAGCCTATCGGGTGGCTACACAAGAAACATATCCTTCTTGGGGGTATTGGATAAAGAACGGGGCGACGACCTTACATGAAAATTGGCGAATCGATGTCGTTATCGATAATTCGTTGAATCATATCATGTTCGGTGAGATCGGGGCATGGTTGTATAAAACGTTGGGAGGTTTGAGAATCGATGAATCGAACCCGGCTTTCCGGCATGTTTCACTACGTCCGTATTTCCCCGAAAATTTGGACTATCTCGAAATCGAACATGAGACACCTTACGGTTGCATTTCGACTTCGTGGAAACGGGACGACGAGGGTAATATTCTTTATGAGTTCGATTTGCCCGAATGTGTGTCGGCGACGTTTACCCCGTTGGGAGACAATGTGACGTATAACGGCGATACCATCTTCTTTGCGGGGAGTCATAAACTTAAATTAGAAACCGCAACACATTAA
- a CDS encoding MFS transporter translates to MEHVKLREKIGYGLGDAASSMFWKLFTMYLLFFYTDVVGISAAVVGTMFLITRIWDTFLDPFIGILGDRTHSRFGKFRPYLLWGAIPFGLCGILTFSSWGGDSEISKIVYAYVTYTLMMMVYSFVNVPYASLLGVMSPDPQTRTSLSSYRMTFAFGGSILVLFLIEPLVDIFSKMKIVDGVPSQAFGWQMAAVVFAILAAIMFFLTFSWTKERIKPIKEEKTSLKDDVKDLATNKPWWILLVAGIMVIGFNSLRDGSAVYYFKYYVEASDTFSFTFMSASVTLITIYLVLGQAANILGIMLVPTFTRLMGKKYTFLTATVGATIFSILFYFLPKDGIYGILALQIIISICAGIVSPLLWSMYADISDYSEWKTGRRATGLIFSSSSMSQKLGWTLGGSLTGWLLFYFGFEANTIQSESALTGICLMMSIFPAIATGISALFISRYPLSEKRLSEISSDLENRRESAEQNKI, encoded by the coding sequence ATGGAACACGTAAAATTAAGGGAAAAAATAGGGTATGGTCTGGGTGATGCCGCCTCTTCCATGTTTTGGAAGCTCTTCACCATGTATTTGTTATTTTTCTATACCGACGTGGTGGGAATCTCGGCAGCGGTAGTGGGAACCATGTTCTTGATTACCCGTATCTGGGATACATTCCTCGATCCTTTTATCGGGATTTTAGGCGATCGTACGCACTCTCGTTTCGGAAAATTCCGCCCTTATTTGTTATGGGGAGCCATACCTTTCGGGTTATGCGGCATATTGACTTTTTCGTCATGGGGTGGAGATTCCGAAATATCGAAAATCGTATATGCTTATGTCACTTATACGCTCATGATGATGGTGTACTCGTTTGTCAATGTGCCATACGCTTCGTTGTTAGGGGTAATGTCGCCCGACCCGCAGACTCGTACATCATTGTCTTCATACCGAATGACTTTTGCATTCGGGGGGAGTATTTTGGTGTTGTTCCTGATAGAGCCGTTGGTCGATATATTCAGTAAAATGAAAATAGTCGACGGCGTTCCGTCACAGGCATTCGGTTGGCAAATGGCTGCCGTCGTTTTTGCCATATTGGCGGCTATTATGTTTTTCCTTACTTTTTCGTGGACAAAAGAACGGATAAAGCCTATCAAAGAAGAGAAAACATCTTTGAAAGACGATGTGAAAGATTTGGCTACGAACAAACCGTGGTGGATTCTTTTGGTGGCCGGTATCATGGTTATCGGGTTTAATTCTTTACGAGACGGTTCGGCAGTCTATTATTTCAAATATTATGTAGAGGCCTCCGACACGTTCTCTTTTACCTTTATGAGTGCTTCGGTTACGCTCATCACCATTTATCTTGTTTTGGGACAAGCTGCTAACATATTGGGTATTATGTTGGTTCCTACGTTTACACGGTTGATGGGTAAAAAATATACTTTTTTGACGGCGACGGTAGGGGCTACCATATTCAGTATCCTATTCTATTTCTTACCCAAAGACGGCATTTATGGAATATTGGCGTTGCAAATCATCATTAGTATTTGTGCCGGTATTGTTTCTCCGTTGTTGTGGTCGATGTATGCCGATATATCGGATTACTCGGAATGGAAGACCGGGCGTCGGGCTACGGGCCTTATCTTTTCATCGTCGTCGATGTCTCAGAAATTGGGGTGGACATTGGGTGGCTCTTTGACCGGTTGGCTGTTGTTCTATTTCGGGTTCGAGGCCAATACAATACAATCAGAATCGGCATTGACCGGGATTTGTTTGATGATGAGTATATTCCCGGCCATAGCGACCGGAATATCGGCACTTTTTATTTCGAGGTATCCTTTGAGCGAAAAACGATTGTCCGAGATTTCTTCCGATTTGGAGAATCGTCGTGAGAGTGCCGAACAAAATAAAATCTAA